GAGTTTTTCAAAGAGCTCTCCAGAACACGTCAACACGGGATCTCAGCAATGAGTGGGGAAGGCATCCCAGCTCCTGGTGCCCTAAGGTCTCCAGGGGGACTTGTCCTGGGCATCTATTCTTCCCCTGCCTGCTCACCGCAGGACACAGAGATCCCCGAGATGAGGTTGGGGGCGGATTGTGATATTGAAGCAAAGGGAGGTTAAACCCTGAAGTTCCATGTCCTGGCCTCATTTTGAAACCCTTGTTGGGTGCCTGACTTTGCAGCTTTCTGATCTCTGCTGTTTGGTTTGTGTGAGGCACGTGGAAGTGCATCCACAAGTGTGTTCATGGTAAGAGAACATTAATATTAGAAagagggggtgggaaggggaaaaaaaaaagctgcctgaacattttttttttccttttcttcccttatCTCTTTATCTGCCTGAATAAAGTGTATTGGCTGATTTGGGATTCTGATGACATAGTATCTGCCCTCCCCTTTCTGGAGGTAGACGGAAGGAAGTGGGCTAGAAAATGAAATATCAGCTCCTAACCTCGGGTCAGGTAAGCCAGCTATATGCTGCAATGGAAAGGATGGTAGTGGTTGAACTTCACTATAAAAAGGACACCACAACTGGCTTTGAGAGACGCACAGACTGGAAGAGGTCTCAGAGAAGGAGACCTCTTGTGCTCTGTCACTGTGTGCATCCACCTAAAGCAGCAGGGAGATTGCCATGGCTTTTGCCAGCTACACTGCAGTGGTAAGTCCTTATATTTAGTGTAAGTATTAAGATAGGTTTGCTGcaagagaaaaagcagactgCAGATCCCACGATGCTGTTATCTACAAGCAACCCTTTTGGTAACTTAGTGGGAGCTGAACGGGATGCTAAGTCTGTCTGATACAGCTTTCTCTTCTGAGCTTTTGCAAACAGGTTTGGTGCTTGAGTGACAGGGAGGCAATGGACTTTCCACTATTTATCTGCAAGggcagcactgctgatgtgggatTGGGAGAGATGGTCCTTTTCTCAGACAACATGCTATCAAAATTGCTGAAATTTCAGTGTGAAGAGAATGTCTGTGCATTTAAATTTCAACCTGGGTAGTATGTGCAGCACTGCCAACACCTGtgattttcttaaaagctttGCATTTATCTGTCTTCTTTTCCTAAAACCCTATCTCCTGGAAAAGGCCCCAGATTCTCAGATTTCTTTGAGAAAAGGGTTATTTCCAGCAGATGGCTGCTAGGTAGCCAACCTTTCCTGTCCTGAGAAAGCAGGTGGCTTACTAGGTTTCTAAGCTTAGGCATGGGGTCAACTGAGTCCTTACCCCACCTTGTAGATCATAAGACATTGCTGTTTGACTATGGAGGAGGACCTGTCATAGCTTATTGCAGAGGTGCTCTTCTTGGTGCAGAACCAACTATGAATCAGAATTTGAATCAGAGTTTAGAATCCATTGTGATGAGTATTATTAGCATCGTTGTGCTATTTGCTCGTGCTGGCCTGTCTCACCCAAATATAAGTATGAAGATGGTCCATTGATAGTCCAGTCTAGTCAAGACCTGGCTGTCTGTGCTCTCTCTTTCTTGACTGAAAGGAGCTAATGATACCTTTCTCTTTCCCAGTTCAGATCACTGCTCTTGGTGCTGGTTCTAGCACTCGCCGTGAGGAGCTCACCGCGTGGGAGGGTAGTTCATCCTCGATCCAGCAAGGACGGTGGGTCTGTGAGGCTTAGTGAAGATTGCCTGAACCAAAAGGGTCTCAAATTCCCTACAACGGTGAAAGTTGACATTCATATCAGCAATTCAGATCATGCCTTTCGGATGGTCCATGATGTCAGGAACAGGTCTCTTGCTCCTTGGGATTACAGGTAACTGCTTAGTTGTTATCTATATTGCAGTGGCTGTGCTACATAGATTTTGTTTTTGTGGTGAACGATGGCTGGTTCTCAGGGTATGCCTGGAGTCCTGTGAATATTGCAAATGCTTCTTGACACACACTTACCTTTTGATGTTGGGTGACATTTCTCCTAGAGAAACTGCTTGCAGTGCAACGGGACATCACTGGCATGATTTCTAATCATCTTATCGATGTTTGTCGAAGAATTGTTactctaggaaaagaaaaatgtcagtacattgtaattttacatttttatagctgaaagaaatttttgaatgctgaaataaaagcaaaaccaatcaAAAATAAATGGTCCACTTGCGATTAGTTCTGTATTTCACCCAACTCCACTCCATTCATCAACTCCTAAAGAATGATATGGCAGTATTACCCTCCCCAAATTGATTCCATTTCTAGGAAATCATTCTAAAAATGTTGAGGATAGGGAAATTCTTTGGCCATGTCTCAGAGTGAGGAGACACAGGTAAATAGTATGGTGCTTTCATGGAGCTAAACAAGAAGATCCTGCCAAACTGTCTTGTGCAAGTGCATAAACCCCTTttgtgtccccatccccaggctcGACGAGGACCCCAACCGCTTCCCGCAAGTGATCGCTGACGCCAAGTGCCGCCTCTCCGGCTGCGTGAATGCACTGGGGCAGCTGGACCACAGCCTCAACTCCGTCCCCATCCAACAGGAGATCCTCGTCCTCCGGCGGGAGCAGCGGGGCTGCCTGCCCACCTACCGCCTGGAGAAGAAAGTCATCACTGTGGGCTGCACGTGCGCCGTCCCAGTCATCTACCACCAGTCCTAGGAGGGATTCGTAAGAGAGGCAACATCGGGAAGAAGAAATGTCTCCTATGAACGTCTCTTAGGGGAGATGCCCACCTCGCATCCCAGGAATTCAACATGCCATTTCCCTTGCAAATCTGAGCAAATTATCTCCTGAAAGTACTGATTCTTGCAGTTGTTCATTTCTGAATGGAAGTCGCTGGTAGCTGGTgatggaggggagagaaggggatggaggaaaagttttgtttgtgACTCCGATCAGGGAGGGGCTAAAgcagtgtgggggtttttttcattgcagctTATATCAGTTTGGTGAATCAAATGAATTATTGTTTCAAAATGCCAACGAGCACTGCCACAAAAAATTCCTCCTCCTGCACAaaaatttctccttcccttcctcatcCCCTagccccttctccttctctgGCCATCCCTGCTCTCTAGGGTATTACTAGTGTAAATCTGACAGAAGTGCCACTAAGGCTGATTCTCATTGCACTCTGGGTTTGTGTCCACTTGCATTGAGTGTTAAAGAACTGATGagtatttatatttctatttatatCTTCTATTTATGACTATATTTATGGCTTTGTGTGTGCTCAGAGTATCAAAAATATGGTAAatgtttctctgtatttattcaataacttattttctgaataaaaattgtattttatttgaaagaatgTTGTTTTATGGTAGCTCAAAATGAAAGCAGACACAAGGAATGGGTTTGTGCTGCAGTAGCACAGAGAGATTTCAGCAAAGATCAGGCTTTTTCCGGTGCAGTGATATGAGTAAGAGGGAGCGTGAGAGCTTGCAGCCTAAGTAGatgaaaagatgcaaaaaagGTCTGAAAATAGTGAAGTGAGGTTAtacaggcagtgctgggggagtTGGCAATGAAGCCAGGTTCTCTAGACCTTGGGGTTGGTCTGTAGGGACGGTGGGAAAAGAGGTGGGAGACGTCGCATTGCAGGGCTGCAGCCGAGATTTGAGATGGGGGTCTGACCTGGTTGACGTGAGCTGGGAAAGGCCTGTCCTGTCCTCTTCCAGACGTGTCATCCTTATAAGCAACCTTCTCCTCCACCAGCTGGATGGTTGGCTGAGCAGGAATGCAGGGAAATGTGCAAAGATGACTTCATCTCACCATTCTCTAGCCAGCCAAATATTAGGTGCTGGGCTTgaagtggtggatgaggatcccTCCACGTCAAGGGAACAAGGAATAAATACCTCCGGGGCAGAGTTGTCTGTTGAGCTGAGGTGTCCTAGCTTAGGAAAGGAGGAACTGCCCTTTCTCTCCCTTAGTTACACAAGGAGCACAGCCTAGCAAGACTCACTATTTGTTATTTTATCAGGTTGCTGCAGTGTTGCTTTTTTTGACACTACTCATCTTTCATCAAGGGCTGAGCCAGATTCTTGGACCTCTGACTTTGCTTTCTGCTGGTGGAGGTTTTAAGCCTGTATGTCCTTGTTCACCTGCATTTAAACCAGGGTAAACCTGCATGCAAGCATTCTTGTATTTCATTTCGGCTGCACAGAAGCCACTTTAAATTAGATCCACCTGGTGCAGGTAGACCCTGGGTTTCCTCCCCCGAGTAGGTCATTGGGTCTAAATGACTCCTTTGGTGCTTGTTTGTCGAGTTGGGTGTATTCCCTGCCCCGTGGGTCACTGGGAACCAGTTCAACAAACCATGGGCAACCACGTGGGGAAACCGTCTCATTCGGTTACAAGCATTTGTACTCATTTGTGGCAGCAGCTGTTTCGTTATGACCACCAAGCTCTTCATGTGGTGGAGCACAAACCCACGGAGACGTCTTCTGCGCGCTCTTGTGTAATACCAGCTCTCCTCTTACAGTAACCGCTGACCAGGAAATCGCACGCTGCACACCCTGGTTCTTACTCCTGACCTATTTCTCTCCCTCTCGATAAACCTAGGTAGTGGGGTTGTCCTCACTTGTTTTGCGGGGAGAAAACTAGCCTACATTTCTCTCTCTGGACACAATTATTTTGGCGTCGGGTTCGTGGCAGCTAAATGGGTGTAGGCTCCTGTGCTGATGCTCTTAAATACCCATCGGCTTAGCTTAGGAGTTGTTCTAACTGGGTGAATTATGAAGTAGCTAATTAAGAAAATGCAAAGGTAGCTAATTAAGGAAGTCTCACCCACGGGTCATGAGGTTTTGCAGCCAGCGCTACCAACTGCAAACCACACACCTCTCAGTAAGGCATGATCTTGTACATTGGGattgtttctaaataaaatgaGCAACAAGGGTTATTCCCTTCAAATGGCATAATTCTTAGAGTGCAGTTGGTTGTAAATATGAGTCTGGTTATTTTTTAGGTGCTGGCTTTTGCAATGAGTTGGGTGGTTGGTTTTCATTCCCAGCAATCTAATAACGCAGCAAACGAGTTTATGCTTCTTATAAACAGCCCAGTCATATCACCACCAAGAGCAAATACACTTTACAACTGAGGACCAGCCTTTGCTAAAGGCTTTGCTCGTTTTTGTTCCACTTTCAGCAATGGACCTAGCCCCTGGATGCCCAGCTGGGCATCTCTGGCTCTGAAATGTAGCTTAGAGCAGCCTTCAGGGACTCGGTTGTTTTCCCAGGAGGAGAAGACACAGCTGTAGGTATAGTAGCAGTCCTGCAGTGTCTTCTGGTAACCTGCTGGGCTAAGCAACCTACAATCACAGGTCGGTATCCGAGCCTTGTGGCCTTTCctattcctttcctcttttgctcACCCCTCACTAACCTTCTTTCCCCGTCCCCTTGCTCGCTCCTCCGCTTGGCTCTGCCCGTTCTGGCAGCTCAAGGACCCCGGGGTGTAGCAGCCCTCGCGGGATGTTGGAGGGAGCAGGCTGCAGAGAGCCCTGCGTTAGCATGGGCTGGGAGGCACAGCGGTGAGGTAAGCCTGGGTAGATGCCTCCTCCCAGACCTGTGCTTTGACCTGTGGATGTGTTGGCCTGCAGGTGTGAGTCAGGCTTCTTCGGACCCTTGGCAACAGGCAGATGCTCCTGGGGGTGTTCAAAGGGACTACAGACGGGGTCAGCCTGTTCCACaaaatcactgcttttaaaaGTGCACAGAAATCAAAAATATAAAGAACGCAACCTAAAAGGTTGAAACAACCCAAGAactgtttgtgtttgtgtttggtaAGCCAGGGGAGCAATGGCTTGAAAATCCAGAAGTCAACATGCCTTGTTGAGAGTTAGACCTAACAGACAAAATTTTAAGGGGATGAGCGATTTACCGGTCGGTCCTGTGGGGATCTGCAGTTTGGTGCCAACATGATGGGTACAGATGATGGGGTGAGTTTCTGTATCAGCTGTGAGTTCTGGCTGTCCTGGGAGATGGCCTGACAGATCAGACCAGAAACCTGCTCCCATGTCACCATCACAGGGTAAAATGTGAGACTTGCCTTGATctccttcttttgtctccttCCACTTCGTCCTCTTACTACTTTGCTCGCTGATACTATTTTTAACCTCGTGCTTAAGAAGTATCTAGGTGAGTGGGCCAAGTCTGCATCTTCTACAGCACTGTTACAAGGTGGTGACcaaaaaaaacctgcttaaaaTGTCTGTGATTGCCTGATACTGCTTGGCAGAGTCAGAGCTGTTGGTGGGATGGGACTGTGTGCTGGTGCTGGCTTTCAGGAGCTGGGAAGACGCCAGCCAGGCTCAGCACCAGAAACAAACCACGCTTTTTGTCTTTGCTACTCACAAAAACATCTTCCGTCTTTGCTAATTGTTCTCTGTACTTGCAGGGCTGGAGAGCGCTAGCAGCTTCAAGTCCTCAGCTCTTCAGATAAATCCATTCCTGCTTTTTGTGTAACtaacttatttatttttccttcagaaaactagctcaatttttccactttttttctgtaa
This sequence is a window from Harpia harpyja isolate bHarHar1 chromosome 15, bHarHar1 primary haplotype, whole genome shotgun sequence. Protein-coding genes within it:
- the LOC128152024 gene encoding interleukin-17F-like, with protein sequence MAFASYTAVFRSLLLVLVLALAVRSSPRGRVVHPRSSKDGGSVRLSEDCLNQKGLKFPTTVKVDIHISNSDHAFRMVHDVRNRSLAPWDYRLDEDPNRFPQVIADAKCRLSGCVNALGQLDHSLNSVPIQQEILVLRREQRGCLPTYRLEKKVITVGCTCAVPVIYHQS